One stretch of Siphonobacter curvatus DNA includes these proteins:
- a CDS encoding alpha-galactosidase, with product MSNRFTTQCTLFVSLLTTSILYGQVIPIETQQNALVLQTDASKRVGISYFGPRLQQTAEYGSIIKESRQQDENAGIYNSAYTPSGSWSLCEPAIRITHADGNTSLELQYQSHQTQKQDDNVSLTTVVLKDPAYAVEVTLYYKTYAKENVVEQWSTIRNQEKGTIILHKYASANLYFVGKQFHLTHYHGGWAHEMNPEETQLKAGILSLDSKLGTRANLFQPPTFMLSFDKPASEEEGKVLLGTLGWSGNFKIDFETDTYNNLRLIAGINPHASEYPLTAGQEFKTPSFIYTYSDHGKGEASRNLHRWARKYRILDGEGSRLTLLNNWEATYFDFNEQKLTGLFADGKKLGVDLFLLDDGWFANKYPRNGDNAGLGDWKENVKKLPHGIGYLVKEAQKAGVKFGIWVEPEMVNPKSELYEKHPEWVIKQPARPEHYFRNQLVLDLSNPKVQDFVFGVLDDLFTKNPDLAFIKWDCNAVIYNAHSEYLKSTKQAESKLYVDYVLGLYKVLERVRAKYPKVPMMLCSGGGGRVDYEALKYFTEFWPSDNTDPLERIFMQWEYSYFYPTIAHCDHVTDWGKQPLKYRTDVAMMGKMGYDIVVSKLDEKDLQFSQQSVATYRSISDVVWHGDLYRMVNPRENDFASLMFVNGDKSRSVWFNYMVSSRFGAGSGRAVPLKGLDPKKKYALKEINLYPGTQSKITKEAVYTGDFLMTAGFNPAVNLNRTSVIIELTEVK from the coding sequence ATGTCTAACCGCTTTACTACGCAGTGTACGCTTTTCGTGTCCCTGCTGACCACCTCTATTCTATACGGACAAGTTATTCCCATCGAAACGCAGCAAAATGCACTGGTACTCCAAACGGATGCCAGTAAGCGAGTAGGAATTAGCTATTTCGGTCCTCGCCTGCAGCAAACGGCTGAATACGGCTCCATCATCAAGGAAAGTCGCCAGCAGGACGAAAATGCAGGTATTTATAACTCAGCCTATACGCCGAGTGGCTCCTGGAGTTTGTGCGAGCCCGCTATTCGCATTACGCACGCCGATGGCAATACCTCGCTTGAATTACAGTACCAAAGCCACCAAACGCAAAAGCAGGACGATAATGTAAGCCTGACAACGGTAGTACTGAAAGATCCGGCGTACGCGGTTGAGGTTACGCTGTATTACAAAACCTACGCGAAGGAAAATGTAGTGGAGCAATGGAGTACGATTCGCAACCAGGAAAAGGGTACCATTATCCTGCATAAATACGCTTCGGCAAATCTGTACTTCGTTGGGAAGCAGTTTCACCTGACGCATTACCACGGGGGCTGGGCTCACGAAATGAATCCCGAAGAAACGCAGTTAAAAGCCGGTATCCTTTCGCTGGATTCCAAACTGGGTACGCGGGCGAACCTGTTTCAGCCGCCTACGTTTATGCTTTCTTTCGATAAACCCGCTTCGGAAGAAGAAGGCAAAGTACTGCTTGGAACGCTGGGCTGGTCTGGGAATTTCAAGATTGACTTTGAAACGGATACGTACAACAACCTTCGTCTGATTGCGGGCATCAATCCCCACGCGTCGGAGTATCCGCTAACGGCGGGGCAGGAGTTTAAAACGCCTTCGTTTATCTACACGTATTCAGATCACGGAAAGGGTGAGGCCAGCCGCAATCTGCACCGCTGGGCTCGCAAGTACCGGATTCTCGACGGAGAAGGTTCTCGTCTGACGCTCCTTAACAACTGGGAGGCTACCTATTTCGATTTTAACGAGCAGAAACTAACGGGCTTGTTTGCGGATGGGAAGAAACTCGGCGTTGATTTATTTCTGCTCGACGATGGCTGGTTCGCCAACAAGTATCCCCGGAATGGTGACAATGCGGGTTTAGGTGATTGGAAAGAAAACGTCAAGAAATTGCCGCATGGAATCGGTTACCTGGTTAAAGAAGCTCAGAAAGCGGGAGTTAAATTTGGAATTTGGGTAGAGCCGGAAATGGTGAATCCCAAGAGTGAGTTGTACGAGAAACACCCGGAATGGGTGATCAAACAGCCCGCTCGTCCGGAACATTATTTCCGTAATCAGTTGGTCCTGGACTTGTCGAATCCGAAAGTACAAGACTTTGTCTTTGGTGTCTTGGATGATCTGTTTACGAAGAATCCGGATCTGGCGTTCATTAAGTGGGACTGCAATGCGGTAATCTATAACGCTCATTCAGAGTACCTCAAAAGTACTAAACAAGCGGAATCGAAACTATACGTAGATTACGTACTGGGACTTTACAAAGTGCTCGAACGCGTGCGGGCCAAGTACCCGAAAGTGCCAATGATGCTCTGCTCGGGGGGCGGTGGACGCGTGGATTACGAAGCCCTGAAATACTTCACTGAATTCTGGCCAAGTGATAATACCGATCCGCTGGAACGCATCTTCATGCAGTGGGAATACTCGTATTTCTATCCGACGATCGCTCACTGTGACCACGTCACCGACTGGGGTAAACAACCCCTCAAGTATCGGACCGATGTGGCCATGATGGGTAAAATGGGATATGATATTGTGGTCAGCAAGCTCGACGAAAAAGATCTGCAATTCAGCCAGCAATCCGTAGCAACGTACCGCTCCATCAGCGACGTAGTCTGGCACGGCGACCTGTACCGGATGGTGAACCCTCGCGAAAATGACTTTGCTTCGCTCATGTTCGTGAATGGAGACAAGAGTCGTTCGGTGTGGTTCAACTACATGGTAAGCAGTAGATTTGGAGCGGGTTCTGGTCGGGCAGTACCCTTAAAAGGACTTGATCCGAAGAAAAAGTACGCCTTGAAAGAGATCAACTTATACCCCGGCACGCAATCAAAAATTACGAAAGAAGCCGTTTATACGGGCGATTTCCTAATGACCGCAGGCTTTAATCCTGCTGTTAATCTGAATCGTACCAGCGTTATTATTGAGCTGACGGAAGTGAAATAG
- a CDS encoding nitroreductase family protein, which yields MSLLSDLEWRYATKKMNGVPVPQEKVDIILEAARLAPTSSGLQPFEILVITNQALKEQILPIANNQSQIVDASHVLVFAAWDDLDAQRINDMFLHTTRERGLPDDRMDSYKNMLLSVYGAKTAEENFQAAARQAYIAFGIAIAAAAEQRVDATPMEGFNAAALDELLNLKEKGLRSVTLLPLGYRDESGDWLAPMKKVRKPKDQFITELN from the coding sequence ATGAGTCTCCTCAGTGATTTAGAGTGGCGTTACGCTACTAAAAAAATGAACGGCGTTCCCGTTCCTCAGGAAAAGGTTGATATTATTCTTGAAGCAGCCCGTTTGGCTCCGACGTCTTCGGGTTTGCAGCCCTTTGAAATCCTGGTCATCACGAACCAGGCTTTGAAAGAACAAATCCTGCCGATTGCCAACAACCAAAGTCAGATTGTGGATGCTTCACACGTACTGGTTTTTGCGGCCTGGGATGACCTGGATGCTCAACGTATCAACGATATGTTTCTGCACACGACTCGTGAACGCGGCTTACCCGACGATCGCATGGACAGCTACAAAAACATGTTATTAAGCGTATACGGAGCTAAAACTGCTGAGGAGAACTTCCAGGCAGCTGCTCGTCAGGCGTATATCGCTTTTGGTATTGCCATCGCAGCCGCCGCTGAGCAACGCGTAGATGCGACACCGATGGAAGGCTTCAACGCCGCTGCGTTGGATGAATTACTGAATCTGAAAGAAAAAGGCCTACGTAGTGTAACCTTATTACCCCTGGGCTACCGCGACGAATCAGGCGATTGGTTGGCTCCGATGAAAAAGGTACGGAAGCCGAAAGATCAGTTTATTACGGAACTGAATTAG
- the dnaJ gene encoding molecular chaperone DnaJ, with product MAQKRDYYEILGVSKSSTEEEIKKAYRKLAIKYHPDKNPDNPEAEDKFKEAAEAYEVLSDPNKKARYDQFGHAGMGGGYSGPQNAEDIFSQFGDIFGEGSPFGSFFGGGFGGGGRQQQRVRKGSDLRIKLKLDLQEVANGVEKKIKVKRHVSCNACGGNGSKNGTSLRTCPTCNGQGQVRRVQQTMLGQMVTASTCSTCNGEGKIVDSKCDVCMGEGRTLAEEVISIKIPAGVAEGMQLSMGGKGNVPPRGGIPGDLLIVVEEEENADLKRDGNNVVHELYVNFVDAALGTSLEVPTIEGRAKITLEPGTQSGKILRMKGKGIPQLNSYGRGDQLIYVNVWTPRVLSAEERGILERLRTSPNFQPRPTKNDKSFFEKMKDFFS from the coding sequence ATGGCACAAAAGCGTGACTATTACGAAATATTAGGCGTCTCCAAGTCTTCGACGGAAGAGGAGATTAAGAAAGCATACCGGAAACTGGCGATTAAGTATCACCCCGATAAAAATCCCGACAACCCGGAAGCGGAAGATAAATTCAAAGAGGCGGCAGAAGCCTACGAAGTACTTTCTGATCCCAACAAAAAAGCCCGTTACGACCAGTTCGGTCACGCGGGTATGGGCGGAGGGTACTCAGGTCCGCAAAATGCCGAGGATATTTTCTCTCAATTCGGCGATATTTTTGGTGAAGGCAGTCCTTTTGGCAGCTTCTTCGGCGGTGGCTTTGGGGGCGGTGGCCGTCAGCAACAACGCGTTCGGAAAGGCTCGGATTTACGCATCAAGCTCAAACTTGATTTACAGGAAGTAGCCAACGGCGTTGAAAAGAAAATCAAAGTAAAACGCCACGTCAGCTGTAATGCCTGCGGTGGTAATGGCTCAAAAAACGGTACGTCCTTACGCACCTGTCCGACCTGTAACGGTCAAGGTCAGGTTCGCCGAGTACAGCAGACCATGCTGGGCCAGATGGTGACGGCCAGCACCTGTTCGACCTGTAACGGCGAAGGGAAAATCGTAGATTCCAAGTGCGACGTATGTATGGGCGAAGGCCGTACGCTGGCCGAAGAGGTAATCTCGATCAAGATTCCGGCGGGCGTAGCGGAAGGCATGCAACTGTCGATGGGCGGCAAGGGTAACGTGCCGCCCCGGGGTGGTATTCCCGGCGATCTGCTCATTGTAGTAGAGGAAGAAGAGAATGCCGACCTGAAACGCGACGGTAATAACGTCGTGCATGAGCTGTACGTTAACTTTGTAGACGCGGCACTGGGGACCTCCCTAGAAGTCCCGACGATTGAAGGCCGGGCCAAAATTACTCTGGAACCCGGTACGCAAAGCGGTAAGATCTTACGGATGAAAGGCAAGGGTATTCCCCAATTGAACAGCTACGGCCGGGGTGACCAGTTGATTTACGTAAACGTCTGGACGCCCCGCGTACTCTCCGCAGAAGAACGAGGCATATTGGAACGACTACGGACTTCACCGAACTTCCAGCCGCGTCCAACGAAAAATGATAAATCGTTCTTCGAAAAAATGAAGGACTTCTTCAGTTAA
- a CDS encoding nucleotide exchange factor GrpE, protein MTNPEFTQPEENEQTPQADNVAETNGSAAETTDQPSAEQKLQSENAELKDKYIRLVAEFDNFRKRTLREKDELVKTASENVIKAILPVLDDIERAQATYGEDGKVDTQGIELIFNKLTKAVAGKGLKPMESKGQAFDPDLHESITQFPAPSEDLKGKVIDEVEKGYYLGDKVIRFAKVVVGV, encoded by the coding sequence ATGACGAATCCGGAATTTACGCAACCCGAAGAGAACGAACAAACTCCCCAGGCTGACAACGTTGCTGAGACCAATGGATCAGCAGCTGAAACGACGGATCAGCCGTCTGCAGAGCAGAAACTACAGTCTGAGAATGCAGAGCTAAAAGATAAATACATTCGCCTGGTCGCTGAATTCGACAATTTCCGTAAGCGTACGCTGCGGGAAAAAGACGAACTGGTAAAGACGGCTTCTGAGAACGTAATCAAAGCCATTTTACCCGTACTGGACGATATTGAGCGGGCCCAGGCCACCTACGGTGAAGATGGCAAAGTGGATACCCAAGGCATTGAGCTGATCTTCAATAAACTGACCAAAGCCGTAGCCGGCAAAGGATTGAAGCCGATGGAATCGAAAGGTCAGGCCTTCGATCCCGATCTGCACGAAAGCATCACCCAGTTCCCCGCTCCTTCGGAAGACCTGAAAGGAAAAGTAATTGATGAGGTAGAAAAAGGATATTACTTGGGCGACAAAGTGATTCGCTTTGCGAAGGTTGTGGTCGGGGTATAA
- the queG gene encoding tRNA epoxyqueuosine(34) reductase QueG, producing MTVSDIIQQENALRIKEIARDLGFDFCGISRADFLEEEAPRLEKWLRLGRHGKMQYMENHFDKRLDPRLLVEGAKSVVSLLYNYYPEETLPEGDEDLKIAKYAYGVDYHFVIKDKLKDFLSRIQEEIGAVDGRCFVDSAPVMEKAWAKQAGLGWIGKNSNLITRKSGSFFFIAELIIDLDLQPDGPMADYCGTCTRCIDACPTDAISEPYGVDGSRCISYLTIELKESIPESFKGHTKNWVFGCDICQDVCPWNRFSQPHRESAFHLPDELKTFQARDWQELTEETFRRVFKKSPLKRAKYEGLQRNVLFVTE from the coding sequence ATGACCGTTTCCGACATCATCCAGCAAGAAAACGCGTTGCGTATCAAAGAAATCGCCCGGGATTTGGGCTTCGATTTTTGCGGGATCTCGCGGGCAGATTTTCTGGAAGAGGAAGCCCCCCGCCTGGAAAAATGGCTACGGCTGGGCCGTCACGGGAAAATGCAGTACATGGAAAATCACTTCGACAAACGGCTGGATCCCCGCCTGCTGGTGGAGGGAGCTAAATCAGTCGTATCGCTGCTGTACAATTATTATCCCGAAGAAACCTTACCCGAAGGTGATGAAGATCTGAAGATCGCCAAGTACGCGTACGGCGTCGATTACCACTTTGTCATCAAAGATAAACTCAAGGATTTTTTAAGCCGGATTCAGGAAGAAATCGGGGCAGTAGATGGGCGTTGCTTTGTCGATTCGGCTCCCGTGATGGAAAAAGCCTGGGCCAAACAGGCGGGTTTAGGCTGGATCGGTAAAAACAGTAACCTGATTACCCGCAAGAGCGGTAGTTTCTTTTTTATCGCCGAACTCATCATTGATCTCGACCTGCAACCCGACGGCCCCATGGCAGATTACTGCGGCACCTGCACCCGCTGCATCGATGCCTGTCCCACGGATGCTATCTCCGAACCCTATGGCGTAGACGGTAGCCGTTGCATCAGTTACCTGACCATCGAATTAAAAGAATCCATTCCTGAATCATTTAAAGGACACACGAAAAACTGGGTGTTTGGCTGTGACATTTGTCAGGACGTTTGTCCCTGGAATCGTTTTTCCCAACCCCACCGGGAATCCGCTTTTCACTTACCCGACGAACTCAAAACTTTCCAAGCCCGTGATTGGCAGGAACTTACCGAAGAGACCTTTCGCCGCGTCTTTAAAAAATCGCCACTGAAGCGTGCTAAGTACGAAGGACTTCAGCGAAATGTACTATTTGTAACAGAGTAA
- a CDS encoding porin family protein has product MKKYIFAAFLAIAMVRGAQAQDNLSWGLMGGVSIAKFGGGGAGNANFKTGGTGGLFINYSINERFGVGGQALYTQLGSKFGGLPTEVRLNYLQIPILATFYLNDRGAAFRPKIFAGPYVGFLLGARNENGDNINANKDRYTAADAGLHLGAGFNYRLSDRVWLNFDARYGLGLVNVAKPVYGSGDINNRNIGINLGVSFPLGKYQPSTGRFTSSRR; this is encoded by the coding sequence ATGAAAAAGTACATTTTTGCTGCTTTCCTGGCAATCGCCATGGTCCGGGGAGCTCAGGCACAGGATAATTTATCTTGGGGCCTTATGGGTGGTGTTTCAATCGCTAAGTTTGGCGGCGGTGGAGCAGGTAACGCCAATTTTAAAACCGGTGGTACGGGCGGTCTATTCATCAACTACAGCATCAACGAACGCTTTGGGGTAGGTGGACAAGCTTTGTATACCCAACTGGGTAGTAAGTTTGGTGGTCTGCCTACGGAAGTACGATTGAATTATCTGCAAATTCCGATCCTGGCTACTTTCTACCTGAACGATCGGGGAGCAGCCTTTCGTCCTAAAATTTTCGCGGGTCCTTATGTCGGATTTCTCCTGGGAGCCCGTAATGAAAATGGGGACAACATCAACGCAAACAAGGATCGTTACACGGCGGCTGATGCCGGTCTGCACTTAGGAGCGGGCTTTAATTACCGTTTGAGCGACCGCGTATGGCTTAATTTCGATGCCCGTTACGGCTTAGGTCTGGTGAATGTAGCCAAGCCCGTATACGGCAGCGGAGACATTAACAACCGGAACATTGGTATCAACCTGGGCGTTAGTTTCCCATTAGGAAAATACCAGCCCAGCACGGGTCGGTTTACGTCCTCCCGTCGATAA
- a CDS encoding GRP family sugar transporter — protein MFIVDQPTLAVFFCLITMLCWGSWSNGQKIVTQSAPLQVFYRDYVYGIVLLSLILAFTLGSIGEEGRPFLEDIQQATLQNLALALAGGILFNIGNTLLTVGINLSGIAIAMPVGTGLSMALGIIVNYIAKPDGDLTLLAIGGGLVLVSIGMCALAYVAREEDSEEKSDSKGIWVALAGGLVSGFFFLVITSSIIEELSFPQKDKLTPYTGLVLFAFGILLSNPLLERILERLKLTGDDNETPYKEVPRREHLLGLASGLLWCVGMITLLLGSQEAGDAISYGLSQGATVVSVLWGLFAWKEFKDAPAKANRYLWLMGASYVVGLALIIMARSS, from the coding sequence ATGTTTATTGTCGATCAGCCTACACTGGCCGTATTTTTCTGTTTGATTACGATGCTTTGTTGGGGGTCCTGGAGTAACGGGCAAAAGATTGTCACACAGTCGGCTCCCTTACAGGTATTCTATCGGGATTATGTATACGGAATTGTACTCCTATCGCTGATTCTGGCTTTTACTTTAGGGAGTATCGGCGAGGAAGGCCGCCCCTTTCTGGAAGACATTCAGCAGGCAACGCTTCAAAATCTGGCCCTGGCTTTGGCGGGCGGTATTCTGTTTAATATTGGCAATACGCTGTTAACCGTCGGAATCAATCTCTCCGGAATCGCCATTGCCATGCCCGTCGGTACGGGGCTTTCGATGGCTCTTGGTATTATCGTTAATTACATTGCCAAACCTGATGGGGATTTGACCTTATTGGCCATCGGCGGCGGACTGGTACTGGTTTCCATCGGCATGTGTGCCCTGGCGTATGTGGCCCGGGAAGAAGATAGCGAGGAAAAATCCGATAGTAAAGGTATTTGGGTAGCTCTGGCGGGCGGATTGGTTTCGGGCTTTTTCTTTCTGGTGATTACCAGTTCGATTATTGAAGAACTATCCTTTCCGCAGAAAGATAAACTGACGCCGTATACAGGTCTCGTACTCTTTGCGTTTGGCATATTGCTAAGTAATCCGTTGCTGGAACGCATCCTCGAACGACTCAAGCTGACGGGCGATGATAACGAGACGCCTTACAAAGAAGTACCTCGTCGGGAGCATCTGCTGGGGTTGGCGAGTGGTTTGCTGTGGTGCGTGGGTATGATTACCCTTTTACTAGGTTCGCAGGAAGCAGGCGATGCCATTTCGTACGGGCTTAGTCAGGGGGCAACCGTAGTTTCCGTACTGTGGGGTTTATTCGCCTGGAAAGAATTTAAAGATGCTCCTGCCAAAGCGAATCGATACCTCTGGCTGATGGGAGCATCTTATGTCGTAGGGCTAGCCCTCATTATTATGGCTCGCAGCTCATAG
- a CDS encoding glycoside hydrolase family 76 protein, whose product MKKIVFTLAGLLSLAGTLQAQTERLHRIQENIQTVFYDPASALYKETNDAAHNEKPHSYLWPLCALVQAANEMEVLEPKQSYLGPVLKTIQQYYNENPPAPGYQAYVTKEKIDTRFFDDNQWIAIACLDAYQRTKQKSYLDTAELIYRFMMTGYDQAGGGGIYWKEDDKTTKNTCSNGPGVLIALQLYKIKKDRKYLDTALDLYRWTNTHLQAPSGVYYDAVKLPSMKIDSAIYTYNTGTMLQSSVLLYELTKEKKYLQEAQRVAKAARQHFFRKQKFPDHYWFNVVLLRGYIELYQVDADPQYLKLFKQDAERIWKEEKDAKELIGKKPWKTLIDQAAMLEMYARLQTLKL is encoded by the coding sequence ATGAAAAAAATAGTCTTCACGCTGGCCGGCCTGTTGTCGCTAGCCGGTACTCTTCAGGCCCAGACTGAACGCCTGCACCGCATTCAGGAAAACATTCAAACCGTCTTCTACGACCCCGCTTCGGCCTTATATAAGGAGACCAACGACGCGGCTCATAATGAAAAGCCGCATTCGTACCTCTGGCCCTTGTGTGCTTTGGTTCAGGCCGCCAATGAAATGGAAGTACTGGAGCCGAAACAGTCCTACCTCGGTCCAGTCCTGAAAACCATCCAGCAGTATTACAACGAAAATCCGCCAGCACCGGGGTACCAGGCTTACGTGACCAAGGAGAAGATCGATACGCGGTTTTTCGATGATAATCAATGGATTGCCATAGCCTGTCTGGATGCGTATCAGCGAACCAAACAGAAATCCTATCTCGATACGGCCGAGTTGATTTATCGCTTTATGATGACGGGCTACGATCAGGCCGGTGGCGGCGGTATCTACTGGAAAGAAGACGATAAGACGACCAAAAATACCTGCTCAAACGGGCCGGGCGTCCTAATTGCCCTGCAACTCTATAAAATCAAAAAAGATCGGAAGTACCTCGATACAGCTCTGGATCTGTACCGCTGGACGAATACGCATTTACAGGCTCCTTCGGGTGTATACTACGACGCAGTAAAATTGCCCAGTATGAAGATCGATTCCGCGATATACACCTACAATACGGGGACCATGCTCCAGTCAAGTGTGTTGCTGTATGAACTTACCAAAGAGAAGAAATACCTGCAGGAAGCTCAACGGGTAGCCAAAGCCGCTCGCCAGCATTTTTTCCGGAAACAGAAATTTCCGGATCACTACTGGTTTAATGTAGTCTTGCTACGGGGGTATATTGAGTTGTATCAGGTTGATGCTGACCCTCAGTACCTGAAACTCTTCAAACAGGATGCGGAACGAATTTGGAAAGAAGAAAAAGACGCAAAGGAACTAATCGGCAAAAAGCCCTGGAAAACGTTAATTGACCAGGCGGCCATGCTGGAAATGTACGCCCGCTTACAAACCCTTAAACTATGA
- a CDS encoding winged helix-turn-helix domain-containing protein codes for MAFKLNGRIWIEGEDRFIGIGKLRLLEQIERTGSISASAKALGMSYKRAWDLIQSVNKQAPSPLVSTQAGGERGGGAVLTEEGKRWVGIYQNIHERFQEFLNLESEKLASL; via the coding sequence ATGGCATTCAAACTAAATGGCCGCATCTGGATTGAAGGCGAAGACCGTTTTATCGGCATTGGCAAGTTGCGTTTACTGGAACAAATCGAACGGACGGGCTCCATTTCGGCCTCGGCCAAAGCCCTGGGGATGTCGTACAAACGAGCCTGGGATCTGATTCAGTCAGTCAACAAGCAGGCCCCTAGTCCGCTGGTGAGTACCCAAGCGGGCGGCGAACGCGGTGGCGGGGCCGTATTAACCGAAGAAGGGAAACGCTGGGTAGGGATTTATCAAAACATTCATGAACGTTTCCAGGAATTTCTGAACCTGGAAAGTGAGAAACTGGCAAGTCTCTAA
- a CDS encoding MFS transporter, whose product MASSARFTRYEGFVIAVLAILQFTIILDFMVLSPLGAILMPTLHITPVQFGWVVSAYAFSAGASGLLAAGFADNFDRKKLLLFFYTGFTLGTFLCSIATDFHFLLFARIFTGLFGGVIGSICSAIITDLFALEVRGRVMGFVQMAFATSQVLGIPIGLYLANEFGWHSPFTMIVLFCIIIGILILVYLKPIDKHLGLNTEHNAFKHLGQTLSQSNYLLAFATTTLLAMGGYMLMPFGSAFSVHNLKIPFDKLPMVYIVTGISSMIAGPLIGKYSDVIGKYRLFVIGSILSMIMTGIYGNLGPTPIWIVIVINVFLFMGITSRIISSSALMTAIPKPQDRGAFMSINASVQQMAGGLAAAAAGFIVSETPSGYIEHYDRLSYVVIAGSILAIVMMYFVNQMVQRKLATPAVPV is encoded by the coding sequence ATGGCATCTTCCGCACGTTTTACCCGCTACGAAGGCTTCGTCATCGCCGTACTGGCCATTTTACAGTTTACCATTATTCTGGATTTCATGGTTCTTTCGCCGCTCGGAGCCATCCTGATGCCAACCTTACACATCACCCCTGTACAGTTTGGCTGGGTTGTGTCGGCGTACGCCTTCAGTGCCGGAGCTTCAGGACTGCTGGCGGCGGGCTTCGCTGACAATTTTGACCGCAAAAAGCTGCTCCTGTTTTTCTATACGGGTTTTACGCTCGGTACCTTTTTGTGCAGCATCGCGACGGATTTTCACTTTCTGCTCTTTGCCCGCATTTTTACGGGTTTGTTCGGCGGCGTTATTGGTTCGATTTGCTCGGCTATCATTACCGATTTGTTTGCCCTTGAAGTACGGGGTCGCGTGATGGGTTTTGTGCAAATGGCCTTTGCTACCAGTCAGGTACTGGGCATCCCCATTGGATTGTATTTAGCTAATGAATTTGGCTGGCATTCGCCCTTTACGATGATTGTACTTTTCTGTATCATCATCGGCATTCTGATTTTGGTGTATCTAAAGCCCATCGACAAACACCTGGGACTTAATACGGAGCATAACGCCTTCAAGCACTTGGGTCAAACGCTTTCGCAGTCCAACTACCTGCTGGCTTTCGCTACGACGACCTTACTGGCGATGGGCGGCTACATGCTAATGCCCTTTGGCAGTGCGTTCAGTGTCCATAACCTGAAAATTCCGTTTGATAAACTTCCGATGGTCTACATCGTAACGGGGATCAGCTCAATGATTGCCGGGCCGCTTATTGGGAAATACAGCGATGTCATTGGCAAGTACCGTTTGTTTGTAATCGGATCGATCCTGTCAATGATCATGACGGGGATTTATGGAAACCTAGGCCCTACCCCGATCTGGATTGTCATTGTTATCAACGTCTTTCTTTTCATGGGCATCACGTCCCGTATCATTTCTTCCTCAGCTTTGATGACGGCTATTCCCAAGCCGCAGGACCGCGGAGCGTTTATGAGCATTAATGCTTCGGTGCAGCAAATGGCTGGTGGGCTGGCCGCCGCTGCCGCCGGATTCATTGTCTCGGAAACGCCCTCGGGTTACATCGAGCATTACGACCGACTGAGTTACGTAGTCATTGCCGGTTCCATTCTGGCCATTGTGATGATGTACTTCGTCAATCAGATGGTCCAGCGAAAATTGGCCACACCGGCAGTACCCGTGTAA
- a CDS encoding TetR/AcrR family transcriptional regulator → MRYKDETKEQAIREKAITMIVESGLDGLSMQRLAKAANVSPATLYIYYHDRDDLIVQLSVEENRRMMIATLEHFNPDMSFAEGLRIQWLNRARFCLENPMASLFMEQIRHSPYHQRASELLGPEFHQKLGQFVRNNIARNELVSLPFEVYWSVAFSPLYQLVKFHVQGRSFPNHPAFQLTESVLLQALELVLKALKP, encoded by the coding sequence ATGAGGTACAAAGACGAAACTAAAGAACAGGCCATTCGCGAAAAGGCCATTACCATGATTGTGGAAAGCGGTCTGGATGGCTTGAGTATGCAACGCCTGGCTAAGGCCGCCAATGTCTCTCCAGCCACGCTGTACATTTACTATCATGATCGGGATGATCTGATTGTCCAGCTGAGCGTGGAAGAAAACCGTCGTATGATGATCGCTACGCTGGAGCATTTCAATCCTGACATGTCCTTTGCGGAAGGATTGCGGATTCAATGGCTGAATCGGGCTCGCTTTTGTCTGGAAAACCCGATGGCCTCGCTGTTCATGGAACAAATTCGTCATTCACCGTACCATCAGCGGGCTAGCGAATTACTGGGACCGGAGTTTCACCAAAAGCTAGGTCAGTTTGTACGAAACAATATTGCCCGCAATGAACTGGTTAGTCTCCCGTTCGAAGTCTACTGGTCAGTAGCTTTTTCGCCCTTGTATCAACTGGTGAAATTTCATGTTCAGGGCCGGAGCTTCCCTAACCACCCGGCGTTTCAGCTCACGGAGTCGGTTCTTCTACAGGCTCTGGAATTAGTTTTAAAAGCACTTAAACCTTAG